From the genome of Halobellus litoreus, one region includes:
- a CDS encoding helix-turn-helix domain-containing protein → MKRVQFSARYPEDLLHPLHRRLVDAGPITRAELLQWSPTADATTLFWFDGSPDATADAVRAIDSLGVSAFVEDVEGTYAFLRQDDYEFAPALLGAISDARVIFVPPVVFLEAGSVRFEAVGEAAALSAFHEALSDLADVDIERVRRFERAESPSGLTDRQQTALETAVEAGYYEVPREGTIADVAASLDCSTSTAGELVRKAEAAVIREYAQTD, encoded by the coding sequence ATGAAACGCGTTCAGTTCTCGGCCAGGTACCCCGAGGACCTCCTGCACCCGCTGCACCGGCGGCTCGTCGACGCCGGACCGATCACCCGCGCCGAGTTGCTGCAGTGGAGTCCCACGGCCGACGCGACGACGCTGTTCTGGTTCGACGGCAGCCCGGACGCGACGGCGGACGCCGTCCGCGCAATCGACTCGCTCGGGGTGAGCGCCTTCGTCGAGGACGTCGAGGGGACGTACGCGTTCCTCCGGCAGGACGACTACGAGTTCGCGCCGGCGCTCCTGGGCGCGATCTCGGACGCCCGCGTGATCTTCGTTCCGCCGGTCGTCTTCCTGGAGGCGGGCTCGGTGCGGTTCGAGGCGGTCGGGGAGGCGGCGGCGCTCAGTGCATTCCACGAAGCGCTGTCCGATCTCGCCGACGTCGACATCGAGCGAGTCCGCCGGTTCGAGCGGGCGGAATCGCCGTCCGGACTCACCGATAGGCAGCAGACGGCGCTGGAGACGGCGGTCGAAGCGGGGTACTACGAGGTCCCCCGCGAGGGCACTATCGCGGACGTCGCCGCGTCCCTCGACTGCTCGACGAGCACGGCCGGCGAACTGGTGCGGAAGGCCGAGGCCGCGGTGATTCGAGAGTACGCGCAGACGGACTGA
- a CDS encoding alpha/beta fold hydrolase — protein sequence MMTQAPRSSRGEAPRDRERTTTVSLAADRRLTYAAYGPAGGTPVVFLHGTPGSRRLGELFEAAAREHGIRILAPDRPGYGRSSPWPERSVRDAERFVAPVLDDVGVDTAGLVAFSGGAPYAFAAAATRPDRIERVDVVAGAPPPEFVDETPAVQRLLRGMATTTPALLRGAFRAQAWLARRRDPSFVLAQYTTGDTAATVPERAAEMVREDFLEAVAHHRSGVVTEFGHAGSDWGVDLGEIGADVRLWHGERDTNVPISGVRRFASSLPAAELRVFDDADHLRTLLRSVPEILAEHQ from the coding sequence ATGATGACGCAAGCCCCCCGATCGTCCCGCGGGGAAGCCCCGCGAGACCGAGAGCGAACGACGACCGTGTCGCTGGCGGCGGACCGCCGACTCACGTACGCGGCGTACGGACCGGCGGGCGGCACCCCGGTGGTGTTTCTCCACGGAACGCCGGGGTCCCGCCGACTTGGGGAACTGTTCGAGGCGGCCGCACGGGAGCACGGGATTCGGATCCTCGCGCCCGACCGCCCCGGGTACGGCCGGTCGTCGCCGTGGCCGGAGCGATCGGTCCGGGACGCCGAACGCTTCGTCGCCCCGGTGCTCGACGACGTCGGCGTCGACACGGCGGGCCTCGTCGCGTTCTCGGGCGGCGCACCGTACGCGTTCGCCGCCGCAGCAACGCGTCCGGACCGGATCGAGCGGGTCGACGTCGTCGCCGGGGCTCCCCCGCCCGAGTTCGTCGACGAGACGCCCGCGGTACAGCGCCTCCTCCGCGGGATGGCGACGACGACGCCTGCGCTCCTCCGCGGAGCGTTCCGCGCGCAGGCGTGGCTCGCGCGACGCCGCGACCCGTCGTTCGTCCTGGCCCAGTACACTACGGGAGACACGGCGGCGACAGTTCCCGAGCGAGCGGCCGAAATGGTCCGCGAGGACTTCCTCGAAGCGGTCGCCCACCACCGCAGCGGCGTGGTGACCGAGTTCGGACACGCCGGATCCGACTGGGGCGTAGACCTGGGAGAGATCGGCGCGGACGTGAGGCTGTGGCACGGCGAACGGGACACCAACGTTCCGATCTCGGGCGTTCGGCGCTTCGCGTCGAGCCTCCCGGCCGCGGAACTGCGGGTGTTCGACGACGCCGATCACCTGCGGACGCTGCTCCGCTCGGTCCCCGAGATTCTGGCGGAGCACCAATGA